In the genome of Microbacterium paraoxydans, the window GATGACGGCAGCCGGATCGATCGTCGGGGTCGGCGGGATCGGGCTCGGGCTGTGGTGGGCGGACGCGGCCGCGGCGACGTTCATCGCGGGGAGCATCCTCTGGGACGGGTGGCGCAACACCCGCGCCGCGATCACCGACCTCATGGACACCCGGGCCACGACCTTCGACGACGAGAAGCCGCACCCCGACTCCCATGCCGTGCTCGACCACCTGCGTTCCCTGCCCTGGGTGCGCGACGTCGCCGTGCGGACACGGGATCAGGGACAGTTCTTCCACGTCGAAGCGTTCGTCGTCCCCGTCGACGATGCCCTGCCCTCCCTCGCCGAGCTCGCCCGTGTCCGGCAGCAGTGCCAGGGCCTGGATTGGAAGCTCGTCGATGTCGTCCTCGTGCTGGTCCCGGAACTCGCCGACCATCTCACGCGACGGGAGGACGACGACGAGGACGCCGCATCCTCAGCGGAGCGCCGTCCGTCGCCGCACCCGTAGCAGAGCACCCGCGAGCAGGAGACCCAGCCCGGCCACCGTCAGCGCACCCGTCATGGACGTCGGCCCGGAGGCCGCGAGCCCTTCGCCCTCACCGCCGTTGTCACCGCCCTCGCCGCCGCCGCCGTTGCTCGGCGTCTCGACGGGGTCGTACGTGTTGGTCACGGTCACGACGACGGGCTCCGTCGCGGCCGCGTCGACCGTCACCGTCTCCGGTTCGACGGTCTGCGCGGCCAGCGTGACCGCATCGTTGGTGCCGTCAGCGGACTCGCTGACCGTACACGTCGCCCCGTCCGGCAGACCGGTGAAGACGACGGGATCCGCACTCGTGGCGCCCGCGGGGATCGTGGCGGAGACGACGACGCCTTCAGCCGGGGCGGGTGTGCACGCGAGGTCGATGGTGATGGCGCCCTGCAGTCCCGCGCCGTCTCCGGTGATGATCTTCTGCACGCTGATCTCCCCGGACGCATACGGGGTCGCGCGGACGCCGGTCCGAACCGGGAGCGTCGTGGTCTGTGCCAGGACGAGCTTCTGCGCCGCAGGCCTGTCCGACGACTCCGTGTCGTAGAGGTAGACCGTGCCCTGGGTGAGCGAGGCCTGCGCGGTGATCCGGAACCCGTTCACCGGCGCGGCCGGCCCGGTCCACCGCGCCCAGAGCTGCGTGCCGGAAGCGACCGCGCTACCGACGGGAACAGGCTGGGTTCCCGCCTGATCCAGGAAGACCTCCACGCCCACGGCCGCGTCGAGCGTGCCGCTGGTGGTGCCGGAGACCGTGAAGGGTCCCACGATCGATCCGTCCTCC includes:
- a CDS encoding thioester domain-containing protein; protein product: MHTETTRARTRTAGALLATAIAAAMVLFGATPASALWDPDPVLPRAGFFTQVTITGSQYPTNVTGELTTLAPTPGAYPATGASVEAVSPQLITIADPVSGATASAYCIDFSTETGIGAGYNIGEWDASNVPNLDYINYILNNYFPFNTANPLSGLPLSQQVAAVQSAIWYFSDGFVLATGTNATIRNATAAVVQAALDSGGLPEPALPTLAIDPDTTTVPEDGSIVGPFTVSGTTSGTLDAAVGVEVFLDQAGTQPVPVGSAVASGTQLWARWTGPAAPVNGFRITAQASLTQGTVYLYDTESSDRPAAQKLVLAQTTTLPVRTGVRATPYASGEISVQKIITGDGAGLQGAITIDLACTPAPAEGVVVSATIPAGATSADPVVFTGLPDGATCTVSESADGTNDAVTLAAQTVEPETVTVDAAATEPVVVTVTNTYDPVETPSNGGGGEGGDNGGEGEGLAASGPTSMTGALTVAGLGLLLAGALLRVRRRTALR